The genomic stretch TTTGCCTTTCTTCGAAAATAGAGGGGTTCCAGGTCGAGGTGGTCCGCTGAGGGGCGTTGAAAAACAATCTTTAAATAATAGAGATAGAGGCCGATCAAAAATAGCGCGATGACTATATGAGTCAGTCTGTTTTCAATCAGGGAGGCGGCAATTGCAAAAGTAAAGGAAATCAGAAAATATTTTAAGTCGACTCCGATCTCCTGAAAATTGAGATGGATCTGCCTGGACCTTTTTTTTCTTTTTGAAAAGAAGTAGACTCCAAATCCGACCAGAGGAAGGGTCAAAGTCGATAGCATAAAGGGAGCGCCCAGGATGGCGCCGATGCCGATTTCGCTTTCAGCAGAACCCGATCCGAGGAGAATGGCTATCAGGGGAATGACCGTTTCCGGGAGAGCAGTGCCGACTCCGGCGAGAACGGATCCGGTCGCGGCGTCGGACAGTTTAAAATGCTTTCCGACCCATTCAATTCCATTTGTAAAGAGCGTGCTGCCGAACAGAATTAGCGCAAGCGAAAGAAACACGATAAGAAGTGACAGGATCAGCGGCTTTTCTCCACTTTAAAGGTTAATGACAATTCAGTTTCGATCTGATTTAAAATATCTCGTATCGGTTTTTTATGGGTCTGTGCGATCCTTTTACAGTCTTCATATTCTGGGCTGACTTTTGGCCTGCCTCCCCTAATAGTGCTTTTGATCCGGATTGAACCAAATGAAGATTGAAATCGTCCTTCCTTCCTGCTCAGCAGGCTCCGGGCGACTTTTTGAATCCGGAGACCGAGCGTTGTTGTTTCTCTAAACACCCGCTCAGAAAGAGATGAAAGTTCCTCTAAGGGTGATAGGAGGGTCAGAAGTATCGCTGGCCTCCCTTTCTTCATGATGATTGGGGTCAGAGACACATCGAGCGCCCCATCGTGAAGAAGGTTTTCTACGAGTAATTCATAGACCTGCGGGTTGAGATCGTCGATATGGGTTTCTATTTGATAAACCTCATCTTGCAGAAACGGTTTATCCTCCAAACCGATGATGAGTCTCAAAACATTGGGAGATTCGTCGATGATCGCCTCGCCTGCCCCCATACCGATGATTTCCGGTTTAAAAAGCGGGAGCGAGCCAAAGGAGACCGAAAGGGTGGAAATAATCGCCGCGCCTGTCGGTGTGGTCAATTCCCTCCGAATCCCGTTAGAATAAATCGGAATATTTTTCAAAAGGTGGAGGGTAACCGGTCCCGGAATCGGAAATTGACCATGATTCATCCGGATGAACCCTTCTCCCAGATTGAGTGCGGAAGCGCGGACTTCGTCAATTTCGAGATATTCAAGGCCGGCAACGGCCCCGACAATATCAACGATCGTATCGAATCCACCCAGTTCATCAAATGAGACCTCTTCCGGAGAGGAACCATGAGCCCTTCCTTCTGCTTCCGCAAGCCGATTGAATATGAGGCTGCTTTTTTGTTTTATGGAGGGAGAAAGTGCGCTTTTTGCAATTAATGTCAGAATTGAATTTATATTGTTCGGTTTCCGGGAAATCGGCGGGGAAAGGAGGACATCCACTTTGGTTGCGGCCAGGTGCCCTCTTTTTACTTTCCGGGAACGGAGATGAATTCCCTTTGGCAACAGCTTCCTCACGGTATGCTTCAAATGGGAAAGGGGAAGCCAAGCATCCACCATGGCTCCAAGGATCATATCTCCGCTGATTCCGGAAAAAGTGTCGAAATAGGCTATCTTCTTCATCCGGTCTTCATTTCAAGATATTTATCCGGTGGGCTAATACCGCTGCACCAAAGCCATTATCAATATTCATTACGCCGATCCCCGAAGAACAGGCGTTCAGCATGGTCAGCAGGGGAGCAATCCCATTAAATGCAGTTCCATATCCCTGGCTGGTGGGTACGGCAATCAGGGGTTTATCCGTCAATCCTCCGATCAGACTTGGCAGGACTCCGTCCATGCCTGCAATGACGACCAAAACCCTTGCCCTTTCAAGAAGATTTTGTTTATCGAGAAAGCGGTGGA from Nitrospirota bacterium encodes the following:
- a CDS encoding sodium:calcium antiporter; translation: MFLSLALILFGSTLFTNGIEWVGKHFKLSDAATGSVLAGVGTALPETVIPLIAILLGSGSAESEIGIGAILGAPFMLSTLTLPLVGFGVYFFSKRKKRSRQIHLNFQEIGVDLKYFLISFTFAIAASLIENRLTHIVIALFLIGLYLYYLKIVFQRPSADHLDLEPLYFRRKAKHPGILIVGFQTVTGLGLIIAGAYSFIDGIKAIALIFHLSPMILSLLVTPIATELPEKLNSLIWISKKKDHLAFSNVTGAMVFQSTFPVSIGLFGTPWRFDQSGTVNIILTLVTSLFYFMILLFKNEWKSFQLVAGSLAYFGYLLYLLVQ
- the larC gene encoding nickel pincer cofactor biosynthesis protein LarC, with translation MKKIAYFDTFSGISGDMILGAMVDAWLPLSHLKHTVRKLLPKGIHLRSRKVKRGHLAATKVDVLLSPPISRKPNNINSILTLIAKSALSPSIKQKSSLIFNRLAEAEGRAHGSSPEEVSFDELGGFDTIVDIVGAVAGLEYLEIDEVRASALNLGEGFIRMNHGQFPIPGPVTLHLLKNIPIYSNGIRRELTTPTGAAIISTLSVSFGSLPLFKPEIIGMGAGEAIIDESPNVLRLIIGLEDKPFLQDEVYQIETHIDDLNPQVYELLVENLLHDGALDVSLTPIIMKKGRPAILLTLLSPLEELSSLSERVFRETTTLGLRIQKVARSLLSRKEGRFQSSFGSIRIKSTIRGGRPKVSPEYEDCKRIAQTHKKPIRDILNQIETELSLTFKVEKSR